ttcttggaagtttatacttaaaaatgtaGAGCTATTACTCAAGAAatgtcgataattttttttttttttttttaattgtatgtctCGATCTAAattgcagaaaagttttttgaagatttcctttttcttattttagcctctattgaaggggtgtgttaaatttagaaaaaactttaatcagattttttaagcattctatatatatgtatattttttgaaaaacttttcttaaaatttattccccacgtttaaaaaatatattttttttagctctagttcttttattattatttatttttttttaatcttttcttcagCATTAAAGagctacaaaaattaaagtgactttggcatttatattatattcgagacccaaaatgagaaacaatttttttcattactttcataaaagttatactttttttaatatttttaaatagttctcttttaaattatttttttgttaggaatctttataaataaattgatctaTGTAGCCAAGAAAGTCTTCaaatactttgccagttttttatactgctattattttaattttataatatgtataattaggaactaaatttacattatttaagtaAACTGTTGTCttcctgaaaatttattaatgccaattataaaagtatttatgatgttacaattaaatatgttatgatgttatttattatgtaaatatttaaatgttaagctgtttattaactcaaatatttttcattactattccaaataaaatctgaaaatgtttattttgtatatgtgTGCCAGGTGTGATTTTTATAACtacaatgtaatttatgtaatttgatggatttttatttattgagtggtaattactgcagtaaagtcccaattttttggttcttttttttaatattacatgggATTCTATGGCATCTAAGcattctctttttattaaattgatgtgttattttttgaagaattattacacattattttttttttgtattgtcatttattgttattaataactgATTGCAGCCTGTtgaagaagtataaaaaaatattttttttaaattaatttattttaaaataaatggaattcaGCTGCCACAAGTTTTGGCGATGACTTTTATGCAATTCTTGTTTGGAAAAGTATCTTATTtccctgtatttaaaaaaaaacttttttaaaatttatttgttaaaaatatattctctgaaacattttttacttgTGACCACCAGCAAACATTCCCTTCCTTCTTGCCTTGAAGAATTTTATACCTAATCAAACATGTGGCCAATAAATCTAATTCctcaatttatgaaattttgccatcaatttttttcttaatctccgattaaacataaatttgttaagttttattagtGCTGCAAAGTTTTCATATTTTGCTGTAACGCTACATTTTAAATCTCGTGTTTGAATTACTTATTGGTCTGCCacgtatatttaacataattacataGAACTTTCAAACtgaagaaagttaataaaaaattattacatttaactttGTGATGAAATATGgataaacaatttacttttttacaaaataattttagaggATGACTCAttctctaaatatataaataaatttgaagatgaaCTTTATCTAACTCTGAGAAAATTTTCAAGAAAGATTGTTTCTTACTATTTTcagaaatgtaaacaaagtataTAAGATCATACAAGAAATTAAGTACAAACACACTAATAACAGAAGAATTCAGCAGTATAAAAGTTAAACTCCAATGATAGCATCAAATACTACTACAGGCAGACTTGATACACCTACTCATACATACCATGTAAAATCATTGAACACAcagaattgatttttgaaaatcatttcttAGAAAACTGGACTtatgtacaataatattaatcaaaacatgAAAATTCTACCTGTAGCTTTTAAGAACTGTTAACTCAACACactcaaacaattttaaattttcaaatagactaaatttgtctaaaacaatacgttaaatgataaattttacatagaTCAGATGAAACTGTTCCTCTACATGCTGAAGGAATGTAGTAATCACTTGAAGACAGATGCCATTAAAAAGAGTCACCTGCAATACTGTTGAAAGAAGAGCACAACagcactaaaaatatattttatgaatgtattataaaaatgcttaatttattaaaaacgtaattaaggactttataataaaacattttcttttattttttaccagtACCTGAAATAAATGTCTTTGTCAAAAAGTAAGCTgtcaaatataaaagtataattattttacataccagtattctattttaataataaacacttttttacatttagtttaaaaGATTACTTTGTGCCTTTAACATATGTTACATAGTCAAATTACTTAcattaattgtaatgttttatattaacagTTACCTCTGGCAGAGAGTAAACCTAGTGTGCTAAGTGTTCTAGAAGTTGATGATCCTAAACTATGCGTACTTATTCATTTGATGACTCAAATGGAGCCAATTGAACCATTGTTAGAATCACCTTTAGCTATGCCTCATATAAAGCAGAAAACAACTGCCTGTGACTTATTAACAGAAGTTGGATCTGCCAAAACAGCTACGGAGGGAATGTTACTAGCCAATCttgaaaaaaatggtaaaaaactgttttacttgtatagatttttttttttttttatattatggtaaatttgaaaacagaactgtataatttttatgtaattaaataatttctttgatctTAGACTAAGTTGAAGTAAGACAAATTTTGAACTGTTCAGATTGTTTCGTCTTGCCTCActtgttcataaatattttgtatttatgttagccgtgttacaaaaaaatatatatacaaatattcatAGCTTTCTTTAAATCATGTATGAGATGGTAAACTGCATTTTTCATAGCCTGATGGTTCTACAATTTGGAATGTCTTAGTGAGAGAATGGCATCCTTGATATTGAATGCTGAAAAATAAGGATACGTGCCAGtgactaaagaaatattttatgaaacatttcccaaagataaccaaattaaataattctggATGCAGTATGCTATTGTCATAATAAATGACAATAGCTAATAACCATAGTAGTTGATGacattcttaaaaaatgaaatttcattatacgaggacagtaaataaagtaatgagactagtttttttttttagcggccaaagtggcaacactaagTTACTAGGAAACatgtggttatatgaacagctgttTTATATTAGGTATCATCTTTAGTCTATTGTACAtgagatttaaacaatttttttgtgaaacaagtttttcttGTGCATTACAAAagtgagtgatactaattatgaccaatgttgtgcaatcaagttttgtgttaaactcagtgagaatgctgctgaaactttttcaaaattgaaaaaggcatatggagatgatgttctgtcacgagcccaagtttttagatggtttaaagcattttcagatggccaggaatcggTTGCGGacaatccacgctctggaaggtcgttaatgtcaaaaagtgacaacaatatTGAGCGACTCGGAGACTTGATATGGTGcaaccggcgattaactgtcagaatgattgcagaacaattgaatttgaaccataccacggaccaccaaattttgacaaacaaattgaacatgaaaaaattttgttcgaaattggtcccaaaaaacctcactgttgaacagaaaaacaacagggtggaagtgtgctgcaaacttctagggcaaattgaaactgatcctgattttctataaaatgttattactagtGATCACTCtcggatatttgagtatgacccagaaacaataCGCCAGGGCAAAGAatagcacacttcaaactcaccacatcccaaaaaagcaaaaatgagcaaatcaaaaatcaaaatcatgctaatttgtttcttcaataataATGGCGTTGTCTGTaaagagtttttgcctacaggacaactgtaaatcaatatgtttactgagaaattcttggaAGACTCCGGAAAAGATTTGTCCGCGTGAGAccaaccatcaaagacaactTGGTGCTGCAActtgacaatgcaccttgtcacactgcactctcaattaataagtttttggcaaagaaaaatatttctgtagttcctcaaccacatTATTCACCTGACATGAGTTCCTGCAACCTTTACCTGTTCCCGTCAAAAAACCCTCGaaagacaccattttggaacagtagaaaacattttaaaaaatgtaaccgaccatctgaaggatactccggtttctgagttccagcactgctatgaagagtgggaaacccatttgaagcattgcgtggcttcccaagggaactattttgaagttGATGGAGTCCATatataactggattgtaaataaaacatttttctgaaccagtctcattactttatttacagacctcgtattacaaaattaacaaattttattgattaaacagTATGATAATATATGATAACagtttaaaactattgaaaaataaatgatttactttcaaattaatggaaatttttcttcCAAAGACCTTTCTGAGATAATTATCAGTAACTTCATTAGTGTACTTATTCAGTAGTACTGCTATTAAGATGGTAATTTTAAGATGTACCATTCTAAATTAACAACCGTACTATCAAAcacttcattgaaaaataaatttatagttgtAAAAGAACTGTGGAAGaaatagtttcattaatttaatatgtaatcatGAAAAGTTCTaacaaagattaattaataaaaaaaaggcttattgggctaagaaaataaattgattcatagtaaatattttaattaaaactattctgtGCATGAGaggaatattgttaaaaatttaaaaaacaggttttctggaaaaattgtgttatatTTGATGTGCAATACgtttacccattttttttattgagatccATCTTTGACTCATTGACAtctttttgtattgtattgtatcaTCTTTGACATCATTTTGTATTGTGATTTACTTCTGTAAAtcacaatacaaaaattttagcaattgtttgcaattaaaagtgattaaaaattttaaaaatgcctTCCTCAGCTGTATAATTTCCTCTTATTTTACATCCTCTATTAGTTACAGTCTACTTTTGCAATTAGTACCACTCTTTGCCAtacctaaattgaaatttttaatttttttcaaaattttcaactaattttcacTGCCCAAAGGTCTTACCATCAATAGTAACAGTTTATAAGGCAATAACAACTGAGGAAAAATTGGCTTAACACTAAATAAGACCTGTTACCAAACTAGCTTATACCATGCTGCAAGTCAGTACAACAAAGtctattacagtttattttcaaataatacaatttaatcttttttttattactttgaatgCTACTAGTTAAAtacctaaattaatatttttaataataattacatttgttttcttctttattttttggtAGCTGAATTTCCATTCATctcatattatgtaataaataagagTCAAACGGATCCAAGAGAATTCTTTCAGATGTGTCGTGCTACTTCTCTTCGTAAATTTGATCCCCGAAGCTTGAAATATACAGCAGCTCATACATTTGACATCTTTAATGAAGTTGCAACAATTGCACGGCCACCTCTGGATACAGTATCTAAGAGACCACATACAAACTCTACTGGTTTTATTATTTCCGTTTATAAAGTTTTTGAAGGAGATGATGGTGAAAAGTTTGAGAAAAACTGGCTTTATTGGACAGGTATGTTTTATAATAGttactttctttaatttcacTTATATTAAACTTTCTTTACGCAGTTctgtcaatattttaaaattgttcctgtagtgaaaatagtaaaacaaacacTTCTACTGTCTGAAAAAtcttaatagtttaaaatatgcACATAGGAAAATATTTGTGAGAAGTTCATTCTATTCTATTCAGTAGAATTAAGTAGAAAAGACTGTCAACTGTAACTATAAGAAGTAGAATATCTCTCATAGTGAGAAGAtgtacagggtccggcatataaacctgatgctagataaaaatttttaaaaaatttatcgaatCTATCGTAAAAGTATATGTAGAAATTTGCAAGATAACTATTATTCACGGTATTAAACATCTCTGAAGCCGAGATCATTCGAGATGGTTTACCTGTTATGGAATTGAGCTCCCATGAGCAAATACACTTATGATGGATTCAAGTGataaatcgtcagatttatatgctgGACCCTGCACATTATCACATGCACAAACCAACAACTGTTAATGATCTCATATGCAaagcatatattttttcaatccaatcactacaaaaacaaaattatttctttagccACTGCATTTTCAGgcaaattttacaacaaaaatagccatttgatagaaaaatagttataataaaaaaagagagacttcaatattttttcaacttcttcACCAGGTAGGAGGATTTTAATTCCAACTGCATTCTAATGCAGGAGCAGATTGAGGGTAAAAATGGAGAAGTTACCTATTGCTGACATCTCAAGGGTAAAAATGTGAAGACACAAGAAAaagcatttttgaatttattttgtgttacttAATTCATGTATAAATCAAACCTTATAACAAGATATTATTGCACAGTAGAAGAGACTTTTGCTAGCTGCCATCTTATTATGACAACAAAAGACTGAATTTTATAactgttgttttaattgtttttacaaaatttgttagattatgaaatgaataaatcaGTTAACAGTTTGACAAAAACCAACAGCCTAAACATTATTGAAATGTAAGTGGCAAGAATACTGGGAGAGCtcggaaaaaggaaaatggaCAAAAAGACTCATACCATATATAGAGCTCTGGATTAGAAGGAGACATGGTAAAATTGGGTAAAATTCTTTTTGACGCAACTGCTCTCGGGGCATGGTGGATTTAATGCCTACTACATAGGTTTAAGAGAAAAGACTCCCCTCTGTGTATATACTGCAAAGAGCTAGATACCTGTGAACACACCTTTTACAGGTACATATGCTGGATACAGATGAAGGAGAGGCGGGACTAGGAGGACTCACTCCAGAAAATATTATCAACTTCATGCTGACAGGAAAAGAAGAATGAGCTGCGGTTGAACAGCTTGCCACCAATATCATGCAGCAAAAGATGGTAGAACTTTGAGGATGGGGTGTAGATTAATGCAAATGTACTATCCAGGATGGAAGACCTATGTTTGAGCATAAATGCCTAGAATAAGACCTCCAAGGCTGAGGTGAAGAAATTGACCAGCGAACTAAAGGATGACGGACAGTCTCCTGCGGATCCATCGCACATCCACACTTGCGTGAATGGACAATGGTGATGATTCATGGAGACTCTCCATGAAGGCACCTGAGCTTGAAGGCACCTCCTGGGACTGTGTTATACTTAATTGCAGGTCCAACCCTGGGAGGATAgttggtgagataggaggtttagttggtagggtgCAGACACACATACGCACTTTAACAACATCTGGCAAAACCTGTTGGTGAACCCGACACTTCACTCGTAACTGGGGTTCCTccaactcattaaaaaaaaaaaaaacccagcttAAACAAGTAATTCTGTACAATTTGGAAGATGATTATCAGTATATTAATGCTACAGTAATTTGTGTTTGACAGGAATCTGACCTAAACACTTCACAGAGAGTATGAAAACCTCTGTATAGAGTGAACACTGTAAATATTTGtgcatattaaatgttatatcatacGCATATGTATCTCAGTAACCACAATGGTTTAAGGTAATTTGAAACAAACCCCAAATTTTACCTGAAGATGTCAAAtcgtaaataaatttgataaaaaacagtCTTAAAACTTACTTGTAAATGTTTTCAGTCACCTTTGTGACCATCTCACATGGACCATCCATCATCATCGTCAAAAATCATGGATAAAAGTATagcaaatatcaaatattttataaacagaacaatttatttataatagtaccCACTTTATTAAGGGAAATTGCTCATTATTATGTTGACAAAGTGAGTTTATATTATCAAacttctgtataaatatatttaccaatCTCTGTTCATGATTTGAtccaatttttcttcttttaataagaattattacttcattaacaatgtataaatgtattttatcattaaaaattccaaGACTAAATCTGATATAAGGGTTGAAAGGCTTTACTCAGCCACGTGTATTCAATTTCTACTTGGCAGTTAATTAATTAGTCTTTACTGATATTGGTAAACAGTAAAAGAGTATGctgcaatataataaatatacattttatctagcatgtcataaaaattttatcatagaagtgctatttatataaacttacttTTTAGGTAGGTCCACATAAGGTGATAAAGAAATGAGagtgtaattttttagttaacaatTGGCCTGTAGGTTTGAACTTATAAGCATTGTTATAtaccttattttaaaaagtgtctgattttattcaagtataaaatgtatttgtaagCTTTATGGCTATTAATAAGTAGAAAAAGCTGTTaccttttaatcaatttttcaatagttcatatttttgtattttcaatagGGAATCATGACATATTTGGGTAACaagatttagtttgtttttatcataCTGATGTCTACATCCCagctatgtaaaaatattatttaaataagattatttttagaagtaaattataacctgcataacaatttttttatttaaaataaatattatatatatatatatatatataccagacAGTAGCATTGAGGTTGCTAAAATCTAAATTATACACATCCacgctaaaaatttaattaataaatacacttaCTATTGTAGCATTGACTTGTTCTTGTCAAAAAGAAGATATGTTTTACTTTAGTACATACAGTTTTCAGTGTTGTATAGATAGACAGTAGGAACATAATCTTATTGTACATATTTTGCTTAGTGGTTTTATTAAATTAGGCATTTAATTAGTAATACTGTCATTTTTCCTGTTGTTCAGGTGCTCGAATGATATATCGATACCTACCAAAATCAGCAGGTCTGAGGAGAATAACACTTCACAAATCACAAAGTGGAggtgataaattatatttgctgCTGGTGGAATGCTCAAATTTCTTGCAGGATTTGACAGCAGCTGCCGTCCTCATTCCAGCCTTAAGAGCTCGCCTCTGTGGATACACAGGTCTCTATCGTACAACTGCTGTATTCTGATTAACTGAGTCTACTATAAAGTCtcttatcagttaaaaaaagtgataaaatccTTTCAGATTTACTGAAAACTAATAGCCAAATTATTCATAAGTATTAGTTTTTGGTGAATCAATCATTGTTAtagtttgtttattcatttatttatgtttaaaaatatataaagcaaggagttctttttaaaaataccataaattaaaattgattattcaaCTTTTAGAGACTGAATTCATtcatataattgttaataatgaaCGTAACATTGTGTTTATAAACACATAAGATTACATGAACAATAATGgtgttcaaataatattattatttttaaaacaatactattaccattcaattttgtattataatcatttttaagtataattttaaaaaaattattctaaattattcttcGATGCATATTACTAAAATGTGTATGTAGATGAAACTGAATtcctttattacaaaaaagactTCTGttattattccaaaaataaaactgtactttcagttataagtaaaattactaatttttcccATCTAACATTTTGTTGATATAAAGAAATTAGCTGAGAAAGGTAACAtgaaacttttattctaaataaaatgaaagtttgtaAAGTCCCATTTACGATTACTTGTCAATTTAACTCGCTATTAATTTGCAGTTCATGAATTAATATGCTAATCAtacataaataacttttcttttttttttgtttaataaatatttatatctatttgtCAGGATTGTACTAATCTAAATGAGGCATACCAGTGGAGGTTTAGAAGATGTCTTCATTATATAATTAAGGTCATTTACCTAGcagaaaatttacattaaaattaaaagaagattaattaaaaattaatttaaaaaaattaattaaaattatttctaaaaaaaaagtttgcaaatagGTTGTTAAATCCTAAAAGgtttgcagttaattttttttataaagtaatgattattaaaattagaatagtaacttatattttaattaataataaagcaccggcctctgtggcatgagtggtagtgtcttAGCCTTTCACCTGGAgatcccggattcaaatcccagtcaggcatggcattttcacatgctacttgtcattcatcccatcctctgaagtaatacctaacggtgatcttggaggttgaaaaacaaattaataataaagcagaataataataataataataatatatatatatatatatttatttatttaaaaataaaatataattaaaatttgtttagccACCTCaccagcaaaaaatatatatgttctcaagatctttcggtttttacaaaccatcatcaggagattaaaaatattataagttaaaaattaaaatgaatacagtCATGATTGTTTGAATGTCCACAGTAAATTAATTCTGgtggaataaaatagaattaaaggaAACCATGTTATCAAATATGATATCTTagttgtttattactattatctctttatatttgtatttagtacatatttaaataatctatctgttttaataaatttttgttcattaatttaatttttatggttactatataatatatatgtgaaatttttctatgttatgagtattaaaataattatagatctaagacccaccaggttggtctagcggtgaatgcatcttgccaaatcagctgaagacagaagtcgagagttccagtgttcatcATAgaatagtcagttatttttatacggatttgaatactagatcatggataccagtgttctttggtagttgggtttcaattaaccacacatctcacaaatggttgaactgagactgtacaagactacacttcatttacactcacacatatcatcctcat
This DNA window, taken from Lycorma delicatula isolate Av1 chromosome 7, ASM4794821v1, whole genome shotgun sequence, encodes the following:
- the LOC142327663 gene encoding uncharacterized protein LOC142327663 isoform X1, which translates into the protein MNILIRKNFQSDGSKERYGKVGGRHRSKGVHGKRSRDSGYSVMEEYHSVRTHIFLSPSNLALQDSEESDPERYPSLAHKRPSVTLMKWAVGGGGSGGKRKPSGGRTDYLPMSQTGNLTPSRQVQKDNKIQVQNQKNAKAQKKPVSFNNGNAKPNTAPIALQQVPRAEPLTLATLDRDCFIIPVASLDRFLPAGVPLPLAESKPSVLSVLEVDDPKLCVLIHLMTQMEPIEPLLESPLAMPHIKQKTTACDLLTEVGSAKTATEGMLLANLEKNAEFPFISYYVINKSQTDPREFFQMCRATSLRKFDPRSLKYTAAHTFDIFNEVATIARPPLDTVSKRPHTNSTGFIISVYKVFEGDDGEKFEKNWLYWTGARMIYRYLPKSAGLRRITLHKSQSGGDKLYLLLVECSNFLQDLTAAAVLIPALRARLCGYTGLYRTTAVF
- the LOC142327663 gene encoding uncharacterized protein LOC142327663 isoform X2 produces the protein MNILIRKNFQSDGSKERYGKVGGRHRSKGVHGKRSRDSGYSVMEEYHSVRTHIFLSPSNLALQDSEESDPERYPSLAHKRPSVTLMKWAVGGGGSGGKRKPSGGRTDYLPMSQTGNLTPSRQVSFNNGNAKPNTAPIALQQVPRAEPLTLATLDRDCFIIPVASLDRFLPAGVPLPLAESKPSVLSVLEVDDPKLCVLIHLMTQMEPIEPLLESPLAMPHIKQKTTACDLLTEVGSAKTATEGMLLANLEKNAEFPFISYYVINKSQTDPREFFQMCRATSLRKFDPRSLKYTAAHTFDIFNEVATIARPPLDTVSKRPHTNSTGFIISVYKVFEGDDGEKFEKNWLYWTGARMIYRYLPKSAGLRRITLHKSQSGGDKLYLLLVECSNFLQDLTAAAVLIPALRARLCGYTGLYRTTAVF
- the LOC142327663 gene encoding uncharacterized protein LOC142327663 isoform X3, which encodes MNILIRKNFQSDGSKERYGKVGGRHRSKGVHGKRSRDSGYSVMEEYHSVSFNNGNAKPNTAPIALQQVPRAEPLTLATLDRDCFIIPVASLDRFLPAGVPLPLAESKPSVLSVLEVDDPKLCVLIHLMTQMEPIEPLLESPLAMPHIKQKTTACDLLTEVGSAKTATEGMLLANLEKNAEFPFISYYVINKSQTDPREFFQMCRATSLRKFDPRSLKYTAAHTFDIFNEVATIARPPLDTVSKRPHTNSTGFIISVYKVFEGDDGEKFEKNWLYWTGARMIYRYLPKSAGLRRITLHKSQSGGDKLYLLLVECSNFLQDLTAAAVLIPALRARLCGYTGLYRTTAVF